A genome region from Triticum aestivum cultivar Chinese Spring chromosome 2B, IWGSC CS RefSeq v2.1, whole genome shotgun sequence includes the following:
- the LOC123045602 gene encoding mitochondrial phosphate carrier protein 3, mitochondrial: MAVSDRSRNALLPSFLYAAPSAAATSTPFSAVAGIGARGLVAPSHASATRPAAWARAPSEPSRKIEMYSPAFYAACTAGGITSCGLTHMTVTPLDLVKCNMQIDPAKYKSISSGFGVLLKEQGAKGFFRGWVPTLIGYSGQGACKFGFYEFFKKYYSDIAGPENAAKYKTLIYLAGSASAEVIADVALCPMEAVKVRVQTQPGFAKGLSDGFPKFVKAQGYAGLYKGIVPLWGRQIPYTMMKFASFETIVENIYKYAIPAPKSECSKSLQLGVSFAGGYVAGVFCAIVSHPADNLVSFLNNAQGATVGDAVKKLGLWGLFTRGLPLRIVMIGTLTGAQWGIYDAFKVMVGLPTSGGVAPPAAAGEQIKG; encoded by the exons ATGGCCGTCTCCGATAGATCGCGCAACGCGCTGCTCCCCAGCTTCCTGTACGcggccccctccgccgccgccacctccacccCTTTCTCTGCCGTCGCTGGCATTGGTGCCCGCGGGCTCGTCGCACCGTCCCATGCGTCGGCGACGAGGCCGGCGGCGTGGGCGCGGGCGCCTAGCGAGCCGTCCCGGAAGATCGAGATGTACTCGCCCGCGTTCTACGCGGCGTGCACGGCCGGTGGCATCACCAGCTGTGGGCTCACGCACATGACCGTCACGCCCCTCGACCTCGTCAAGTGCAACATGCAG ATTGATCCAGCCAAGTACAAGAGCATCTCCTCTGGATTTGGTGTTCTCTTGAAAGAGCAAGGGGCAAAGGGTTTCTTCAGAGGCTGGGTGCCTACTTTGATTGGTTACAGTGGTCAAGGCGCTTGCAAATTTGGTTTCTACGAGTTCTTCAAGAAGTATTACTCGGATATTGCTGGACCTGAGAATGCAGCCAAGTACAAGACTTTGATCTATCTTGCTGGCTCTGCTTCGGCTGAGGTTATTGCAGATGTTGCCCTCTGCCCCATGGAGGCTGTGAAGGTCCGTGTGCAGACACAACCTGGTTTTGCAAAAGGTTTATCTGATGGGTTCCCTAAGTTTGTGAAGGCTCAAGGATATGCTGG ATTGTACAAGGGAATTGTTCCGCTCTGGGGCCGTCAAATTCCAT ACACTATGATGAAATTTGCCTCCTTTGAGACTATTGTCGAGAATATCTACAAGTATGCAATTCCTGCCCCCAAGAGCGAGTGCAGCAAGTCTCTCCAGCTCGGGGTGAGCTTTGCAGGCGGTTACGTCGCTGGAGTGTTCTGCGCAATAGTTTCGCACCCAGCTGACAACCTTGTTTCATTCCTCAACAATGCTCAGGGAGCAACTGTGGGCGAT GCTGTGAAGAAACTTGGCCTGTGGGGTCTGTTTACGCGTGGACTCCCTCTGCGTATCGTGATGATTGGTACCCTCACTGGAGCTCAGTGGGGCATCTATGATGCTTTCAAAGTCATGGTTGGACT GCCAACTAGTGGTGGAGTTGCTCCGCCTGCTGCCGCTGGAGAGCAGATCAAGGGCTGA
- the LOC123045605 gene encoding zeaxanthin epoxidase, chloroplastic isoform X1: MPMALLSATSPAKTLFCHEEQYPAQSGLLLSAPQSRKQRARARLVAAMRPPGAAATETAPAASSSGATKGKPRVLVAGGGIGGLVLALAARRKGYDVTVFERDISAVRGEGQYRGPIQIQSNALAALEAIDMSVAEEVMREGCVTGDRINGLVDGISGSWYIKFDTFTPAADRGLPVTRVISRMTLQQILARAVGDDAIMNDCHVVDFTDDGNKVTAILEDGRKFEGDLLVGADGIWSKVRKSLFGETDASYSEYTCYTGIADFVPPDIDTVGYRVFLGHKQYFVSSDVGGGKMQWYAFHKEPAGGTDPENGKKKRLLEIFSGWCDNVIDLLNATEEEAILRRDIYDRPPTINWGKGRVTLLGDSVHAMQPNLGQGGCMAIEDGYQLAVELEKAWEESVKSRTPVDVISSLRSYEKERKLRVAIIHGLARMAAIMATTYRPYLGVGLGPLSFLTKLRIPHPGRVGGRFFIKVGMPLMLSWILGGNSSKLEGRPLSCRLSDKASNQLGRWFQDDDALEQAMGGEWYLFPMSSGGDSALQPIRLIRDEQRTLSIGSKPDPSNSDSSLSFPLPQVSEIHATITCKNKGFYLTDLGSEHGTWFNDNEGRRYRLPPNFPVRFHPSDAIEFGSDKKAMFRVKVLSTLPYDSARGGEEVLQAA; the protein is encoded by the exons ATGCCCATGGCGCTCCTCTCCGCCACCTCCCCCGCCAAGACGCTCTTCTGCCACGAGGAGCAGTACCCGGCGCAGAGCGGCCTCCTCCTCTCGGCCCCGCAGTCCAGGAAACAGAGGGCGCGCGCCAGGCTGGTGGCGGCAATGCGCCCGCCGGGCGCGGCCGCCACGGAGACGGCCCCGGCGGCTTCGTCGTCGGGGGCCACGAAGGGGAAGCCTCGCGTGCTGGTGGCCGGCGGCGGTATAGGGGGCCTGGTGCTGGCGCTGGCGGCTCGGCGCAAGGGGTACGACGTGACGGTGTTCGAGCGGGACATCAGCGCGGTGCGCGGGGAGGGGCAGTACCGCGGGCCCATCCAGATCCAGAGCAACGCGCTGGCGGCCCTGGAGGCCATCGACATGTCCGTGGCCGAGGAGGTCATGCGCGAGGGCTGCGTCACCGGCGACCGCATCAACGGCCTCGTCGACGGCATCTCCGGCTCATG GTACATCAAGTTTGATACCTTCACTCCTGCGGCTGACAGAGGGCTCCCGGTCACAAGGGTCATTAGCCGCATGACGCTGCAGCAGATTCTTGCCCGTGCCGTCGGCGACGACGCTATAATGAACGATTGCCACGTTGTCGACTTTACTGATGATGGCAACAAG GTCACCGCGATATTGGAGGATGGGCGGAAATTTGAAGGTGATCTCTTGGTTGGAGCAGATGGCATATGGTCAAAG GTGAGGAAGTCGCTTTTTGGCGAAACGGATGCATCTTATTCAGAATACACTTGCTACACCGGAATTGCAGACTTTGTGCCTCCTGATATTGACACAGTCGG GTACCGAGTGTTTCTTGGTCACAAACAATATTTTGTCTCCTCAGACGTTGGTGGTGGTAAAATGCAGTGGTATGCATTTCACAAGGAACCTGCTGGTGGTACTGATCCTGAGAATG GCAAAAAGAAAAGACTGCTCGAGATATTTAGCGGTTGGTGTGATAATGTCATAGATCTGCTAAATGCAACTGAGGAGGAAGCAATTCTTCGCCGGGATATATACGACCGGCCACCTACTATCAACTGGGGGAAAGGTCGTGTCACCTTGCTTGGTGACTCTGTCCATGCTATGCAGCCAAATCTGGGACAGGGTGGCTGCATGGCTATTGAG GATGGTTACCAGCTGGCTGTAGAGCTTGAGAAGGCCTGGGAAGAGAGTGTCAAGTCTAGAACTCCTGTGGACGTTATTTCCTCCTTGAGGAG TTATGAGAAGGAGAGAAAGCTACGTGTTGCTATCATACATGGATTGGCAAGAATGGCGGCAATCATGGCTACCACTTACAGACCATATCTAGGTGTGGGTCTGGGACCTTTGTCG TTTTTGACAAAGTTGAGGATACCGCATCCTGGAAGAGTTGGCGGCAGATTTTTCATCAAGGTTGGAATGCCTTTGATGCTGAGCTGGATTTTAGGTGGCAACAg TTCAAAGCTAGAAGGAAGACCGTTAAGTTGCCGGCTTTCTGACAAG GCAAGCAACCAGCTTGGTCGATGGTTTCAGGATGACGATGCATTGGAACAAGCTATGGGTGGAGA GTGGTACCTCTTCCCTATGAGCTCTGGAGGCGACTCTGCCTTGCAGCCCATTCGTTTGATCAGGGATGAACAGAGGACACTCTCTATTGG AAGCAAACCAGATCCGAGCAATTCTGATTCTTCGTTGTCGTTCCCCTTGCCACAA GTATCAGAGATCCATGCTACTATCACATGCAAGAATAAGGGTTTCTATTTGACCGATCTCGGAAGCGAGCATGGTACATGGTTTAACGA CAACGAAGGCAGACGCTACCGGTTACCTCCAAACTTCCCAGTTCGTTTCCACCCTTCTGATGCCATCGAATTTGGTTCAGACAAGAAG GCCATGTTCCGGGTGAAGGTGCTGAGCACGCTTCCATACGACTCCGCGAGAGGTGGAGAAGAAGTTCTGCAGGCAGCATGA
- the LOC123045605 gene encoding zeaxanthin epoxidase, chloroplastic isoform X2, whose product MPSSSCARVSPTGTAISAPPASSSSTTLRRVLAFHPPRAPQGRCVCLSGSVRCTAEVADAAMHAPRPPDPKPRVLVAGGGIGGLTFALAARRKGFQVLVLERDMSAVRGEGKYRGPIQLQSNALAVLEAVDMPAADQIMDAGCITGDRVNGIVDGISGSWYIKFDTFTPAADRGLPVTRVISRMTLQQILARAVGDDAIMNDCHVVDFTDDGNKVTAILEDGRKFEGDLLVGADGIWSKVRKSLFGETDASYSEYTCYTGIADFVPPDIDTVGYRVFLGHKQYFVSSDVGGGKMQWYAFHKEPAGGTDPENGKKKRLLEIFSGWCDNVIDLLNATEEEAILRRDIYDRPPTINWGKGRVTLLGDSVHAMQPNLGQGGCMAIEDGYQLAVELEKAWEESVKSRTPVDVISSLRSYEKERKLRVAIIHGLARMAAIMATTYRPYLGVGLGPLSFLTKLRIPHPGRVGGRFFIKVGMPLMLSWILGGNSSKLEGRPLSCRLSDKASNQLGRWFQDDDALEQAMGGEWYLFPMSSGGDSALQPIRLIRDEQRTLSIGSKPDPSNSDSSLSFPLPQVSEIHATITCKNKGFYLTDLGSEHGTWFNDNEGRRYRLPPNFPVRFHPSDAIEFGSDKKAMFRVKVLSTLPYDSARGGEEVLQAA is encoded by the exons ATGCCAAGCTCCAGCTGCGCCCGCGTCTCTCCCACGGGCACGGCGATCTCCGCCCCacccgcctcctcctcgtcgacaaCACTCCGGCGCGTACTCGCCTTCCACCCACCGCGCGCGCCGCAGGGGCGCTGCGTCTGCCTTTCTGGTTCCGTAAGGTGCACTGCGGAGGTCGCTGACGCGGCAATGCACGCGCCCAGGCCGCCGGACCCCAAGCCGCGCGTCCTGGTCGCCGGCGGGGGGATCGGCGGCCTCACCTTCGCGCTTGCAGCCAGGCGGAAGGGCTTCCAGGTGCTCGTGCTGGAGAGGGACATGAGCGCCGTCCGCGGGGAGGGCAAGTACCGGGGACCCATCCAGCTGCAGAGCAACGCGCTCGCCGTCCTCGAGGCCGTCGACATGCCCGCCGCCGACCAGATCATGGACGCCGGATGCATCACCGGCGACCGCGTCAACGGGATCGTCGACGGCATCTCCGGCTCCTG GTACATCAAGTTTGATACCTTCACTCCTGCGGCTGACAGAGGGCTCCCGGTCACAAGGGTCATTAGCCGCATGACGCTGCAGCAGATTCTTGCCCGTGCCGTCGGCGACGACGCTATAATGAACGATTGCCACGTTGTCGACTTTACTGATGATGGCAACAAG GTCACCGCGATATTGGAGGATGGGCGGAAATTTGAAGGTGATCTCTTGGTTGGAGCAGATGGCATATGGTCAAAG GTGAGGAAGTCGCTTTTTGGCGAAACGGATGCATCTTATTCAGAATACACTTGCTACACCGGAATTGCAGACTTTGTGCCTCCTGATATTGACACAGTCGG GTACCGAGTGTTTCTTGGTCACAAACAATATTTTGTCTCCTCAGACGTTGGTGGTGGTAAAATGCAGTGGTATGCATTTCACAAGGAACCTGCTGGTGGTACTGATCCTGAGAATG GCAAAAAGAAAAGACTGCTCGAGATATTTAGCGGTTGGTGTGATAATGTCATAGATCTGCTAAATGCAACTGAGGAGGAAGCAATTCTTCGCCGGGATATATACGACCGGCCACCTACTATCAACTGGGGGAAAGGTCGTGTCACCTTGCTTGGTGACTCTGTCCATGCTATGCAGCCAAATCTGGGACAGGGTGGCTGCATGGCTATTGAG GATGGTTACCAGCTGGCTGTAGAGCTTGAGAAGGCCTGGGAAGAGAGTGTCAAGTCTAGAACTCCTGTGGACGTTATTTCCTCCTTGAGGAG TTATGAGAAGGAGAGAAAGCTACGTGTTGCTATCATACATGGATTGGCAAGAATGGCGGCAATCATGGCTACCACTTACAGACCATATCTAGGTGTGGGTCTGGGACCTTTGTCG TTTTTGACAAAGTTGAGGATACCGCATCCTGGAAGAGTTGGCGGCAGATTTTTCATCAAGGTTGGAATGCCTTTGATGCTGAGCTGGATTTTAGGTGGCAACAg TTCAAAGCTAGAAGGAAGACCGTTAAGTTGCCGGCTTTCTGACAAG GCAAGCAACCAGCTTGGTCGATGGTTTCAGGATGACGATGCATTGGAACAAGCTATGGGTGGAGA GTGGTACCTCTTCCCTATGAGCTCTGGAGGCGACTCTGCCTTGCAGCCCATTCGTTTGATCAGGGATGAACAGAGGACACTCTCTATTGG AAGCAAACCAGATCCGAGCAATTCTGATTCTTCGTTGTCGTTCCCCTTGCCACAA GTATCAGAGATCCATGCTACTATCACATGCAAGAATAAGGGTTTCTATTTGACCGATCTCGGAAGCGAGCATGGTACATGGTTTAACGA CAACGAAGGCAGACGCTACCGGTTACCTCCAAACTTCCCAGTTCGTTTCCACCCTTCTGATGCCATCGAATTTGGTTCAGACAAGAAG GCCATGTTCCGGGTGAAGGTGCTGAGCACGCTTCCATACGACTCCGCGAGAGGTGGAGAAGAAGTTCTGCAGGCAGCATGA
- the LOC123045607 gene encoding mitochondrial uncoupling protein 3, which produces MSPRAAGDRRGSETLAKVSLSSVSAAAAEVSTFPLDALKTRLQLHRSTGGGGGGGGGGVLRVAGELVRDGGLYRGLSPAVLRHLFYTPLRIVGYEHLRSSLASGGREVGLLEKAVAGGASGVAAQVVASPADLIKVRMQADSRLLTQGIQSRYTGILDAFTKIIRAEGLLGLWKGVGPNAQRAFLVNMGELTCYDQAKHFIIRKQICDDNLYAHTLASVASGLSATTLSCPADVIKTRMMNQGLEAKALYRNSYDCLVKTVKHEGLTALWKGFLPTWARLGPWQFVFWVSYEKLRQASGISSF; this is translated from the exons ATGTCACCCCGggccgccggcgaccgccgcggGAGCGAGACCCTAGCCAAGGTCTCCCTCTCGTCGGTCTCGGCCGCCGCGGCGGAGGTCTCCACCTTCCCCCTCGACGCCCTCAAGACGCGCCTCCAGCTCCACCGCAGcaccggtggtggtggtgggggtggcggcggcggcgtcttacGCGTCGCGGGCGAGCTCGTCCGCGACGGGGGGCTCTACCGGGGCCTCTCCCCCGCCGTCCTCCGGCACCTCTTCTACACCCCGCTCCGCATCGTCGGCTACGAGCACCTCCGGTCCTCCCTTGCCAGCGGGGGCCGGGAGGTGGGCCTCCTCGAGAAGGCGGTTGCTGGGGGAGCCTCCGGCGTCGCCGCGCAG GTGGTGGCAAGTCCAGCTGATCTCATAAAGGTAAGGATGcaagcagacagcagattgttgaccCAAGGCATTCAATCTCGGTACACGGGAATCTTAGATGCCTTCACAAAAATCATCCGTGCAGAAGGTTTGTTGGGACTTTGGAAGGGGGTTGGTCCTAATGCACAGCGAGCATTTCTTGTCAACATGGGCGAGTTGACCTGCtatgaccaggcaaagcatttcATCATCCGCAAGCAGATCTGCGACGATAATCTGTATGCTCACACACTGGCCTCTGTTGCCTCTGGTCTGTCTGCGACTACATTGAGCTGCCCAGCGGATGTGATCAAAACCAGGATGATGAACCAGGGCCTGGAGGCGAAAGCTCTATACAGGAATTCTTATGATTGTTTGGTCAAGACCGTCAAACATGAGGGCCTGACAGCATTGTGGAAGGGTTTCTTACCTACATGGGCCAGGCTTGGCCCATGGCAGTTTGTGTTCTGGGTTTCCTACGAAAAACTCCGACAGGCATCAGGTATTTCTTCGTTCTGA
- the LOC123045606 gene encoding probable protein phosphatase 2C 40 gives MAVAEVRTPRRRHGSMALADLLLREASAERADAAGGERPGVAAGQAARARKGEDYALLKQGCERHPGASFSAFAMFDGHNGAAAAVYAKERLLANVLGCVPAHLTRDEWLAALPRALVAGFVKTDKDFQTRAHSSGTTVTLVIIDGSVVTAASVGDSRCVLEAEGLIYYLSADHRFDASGEEVGRVTECGGEVGRLNIVGGAEIGPLRCWPGGLCLSRSIGDQDVGEFIIPVPFVKQIKLSSTGGRLIISSDGVWDALTAEMAFSCARGLPPDAAADQIVKEAVDSKGLRDDTTCIVIDIIPPEKPKSTIHSRKKARNGFSLLKNIFIRKRTSDTLSHADTERTSEPDLVEEVFEDGCPSLLRWLDSEYPVRNMFKLFVCAICQVELESGQGISIHEGLSKPGKVCPWDGPFLCHSCQEKKEAMEGKRPSRDSSSRNSGSSE, from the exons ATGGCGGTGGCGGAGGTGAGGACGCCCAGGCGGCGCCACGGGAGCATGGCGCTCGCCGACCTGCTGCTGCGGGAGGCGTCGGCGGAGCGGGCCGACGCGGCGGGGGGCGAGCGGCCCGGGGTCGCCGCGGGCCAGGCCGCGCGGGCCAGGAAGGGCGAGGACTACGCGCTGCTCAAGCAGGGCTGCGAGCGCCACCCGGGCGCATCCTTCTCCGCATTCGCC ATGTTCGACGGCCACAACggggccgccgccgcggtgtaCGCCAAGGAGAGGCTCCTCGCCAATGTGCTTGGCTGCGTCCCCGCCCACCTCACCAGGGACGAGTGGCTCGCCGCGCTGCCCAGGGCGCTCGTCGCCGGCTTCGTCAAGACCGACAAGGATTTCCAGACAAGAG CACACTCTTCGGGGACAACCGTGACGCTCGTCATAATCGACGGCTCCGTTGTGACTGCCGCATCTGTCGGCGATTCTCGATGTGTTCTTGAAGCAGAGGGTTTAATTTACTACCTGTCGGCTGATCATCGTTTTGATGCTAGCGGGGAGGA AGTTGGACGTGTAACAGAATGTGGAGGTGAAGTTGGCAGGCTAAATATTGTTGGTGGAGCTGAG ATTGGCCCCCTTAGATGTTGGCCAGGAGGTTTATGCCTATCAAGATCAATTGGTGATCAGGATGTTGGTGAATTTATCATTCCTGTTCCTTTTGTGAAGCAGATCAAG CTATCTAGTACTGGAGGTCGTCTTATTATTTCAAGTGACGGTGTTTGGGATGCCTTGACTGCCGAAATGGCTTTTAGTTGCGCACGAGGGCTTCCTCCAGATGCTGCAGCGGATCAAATTGTCAAA GAAGCAGTGGATTCAAAAGGATTAAGGGATGATACAACTTGTATTGTTATTGACATAATACCACCAGAAAAACCGAAATCCACTATACATTCTCGAAAGAAGGCACGGAATGGTTTTAGTCTTTTGAAAAATATATTCATCAGAAAAAGAACATCAGACACATTATCGCATGCTGATACGGAACGTACTTCTGAGCCCGACTTGGTGGAGGAAGTCTTTGAGGATGGGTGCCCATCTCTACTAAGATG GCTAGACTCTGAGTATCCAGTCCGAAATATGTTCAAGCTCTTTGTATGTGCAATTTGTCAAGTAGAGTTAGAGTCTGGTCAGGGGATATCGATACACGAAGGTTTGTCAAAGCCAGGAAAGGTGTGTCCCTGGGATGGTCCGTTCCTTTGCCACAGTTGCCaggagaagaaagaagcaatggaGGGAAAGCGGCCCTCACGCG ATTCCTCCTCAAGAAACAGTGGGTCAAGCGAGTAG